One stretch of Streptomyces sp. MMBL 11-1 DNA includes these proteins:
- a CDS encoding class I SAM-dependent methyltransferase — protein sequence MNDATGDNLLTENPALYEARFPDAERLAGRWVVDRLLRYGAGPRVLDIGCGTGRDAAYVHGTGRTVVGADLSETMLEYARLHHPGPEYTRADLRGFDLGQGSFDAVVSLDSALLYCHTNEELDAFLASCRRCLAPGGLLVAEMRNGAFFLGRTELIDTPAVNGFTWQGVVHRSTTTLYVDRAAQLLRRRRVWTSDDGAPPVEQHSAWRLLFPQELRRFLAAHGFEVLGLYDRPGPRTEPPWREGDLPAATADADRLHLVARLTHDR from the coding sequence GTGAACGACGCGACCGGCGACAACCTGCTCACCGAGAACCCGGCGTTGTACGAGGCACGCTTCCCGGACGCCGAACGCCTCGCCGGACGCTGGGTCGTGGACCGCCTGCTGCGGTACGGAGCCGGGCCGCGCGTCCTCGACATCGGCTGCGGCACCGGCCGCGACGCCGCGTACGTGCACGGGACGGGCCGCACGGTCGTCGGCGCCGACCTCTCCGAGACGATGCTGGAGTACGCCCGCCTCCACCACCCCGGCCCCGAGTACACCCGCGCCGACCTGCGCGGCTTCGACCTCGGCCAGGGTTCCTTCGACGCCGTGGTGTCCCTGGACAGCGCCCTGCTGTACTGCCACACCAACGAGGAGCTCGACGCCTTCCTGGCATCCTGCCGACGCTGCCTAGCACCCGGCGGCCTGCTCGTCGCGGAGATGCGCAACGGCGCCTTCTTCCTCGGCCGCACGGAGCTCATCGACACCCCGGCCGTCAACGGTTTCACCTGGCAGGGCGTCGTCCACCGGTCCACCACCACCCTGTACGTGGACCGGGCCGCGCAACTGCTGCGCCGCAGGCGGGTGTGGACCTCCGACGACGGAGCGCCACCGGTCGAGCAGCACTCCGCGTGGCGACTGCTCTTTCCCCAGGAGCTGCGCCGTTTCCTCGCCGCCCACGGCTTCGAGGTGCTCGGCCTGTACGACCGGCCCGGCCCGCGCACCGAGCCGCCGTGGCGAGAGGGCGACCTGCCCGCCGCGACCGCCGACGCCGACCGGCTGCACCTGGTCGCCCGCCTGACGCACGACCGCTGA